The following coding sequences lie in one Arachis ipaensis cultivar K30076 chromosome B03, Araip1.1, whole genome shotgun sequence genomic window:
- the LOC107629148 gene encoding 3-ketoacyl-CoA synthase 12 yields the protein MTLPQIKVLIPKHKHTLSFFLSLYMDLITLLTLLPALYLCFLIWNLFDQKRDQECYILDYQCYKPSDDRKLGTEFCGKVIKRSQSLGLDEYKFLLKAIVSSGIGEQTYAPRNVFDGRESNPTLIDGIVEMEEFFNDSIEKLLSRTGVNPSEIDVLVVNISMLAVLPSLSSRIINKYKLRHDIKVYNLTGMGCSASLISLDIVKNIFKSQRNKLALLVTSESLSPNWYSGNERSMILANCLFRCGGCAILLTNKRTLKHKSMFILKCLVRTHHGARDEAYGCCIQKEDEQGRLGFHLGKTLPKAATRAFIDNLRVISPKILPTRELLRFFVVYLIKKITMLGKNNNYNTLKASSGVITTTKSPLNFKTGVDHFCIHTGGKAVIDGIGISLDLAEYDLEPARMTLHRFGNTSASSLWYVLGYMEAKKRLRKGERVFMISFGAGFKCNSCLWEVMRDLKGDQENVWADCIDNYPPKSLSNPFMEKYSWINDVEDESTAEIPDFLK from the exons ATGACACTCCCCCAAATCAAAGTTCTAATCCCAAAACACAAACacactctctctttctttctctctttataCATGGATCTCATCACTTTACTAACCCTCCTTCCAGCATTGTACTTGTGTTTCCTGATCTGGAACTTGTTCGATCAGAAAAGGGACCAAGAGTGCTACATATTGGACTACCAATGTTACAAACCTTCTGATGATAGAAAGCTAGGCACAGAGTTCTGCGGGAAAGTCATCAAAAGATCCCAATCCTTAGGCCTTGATGAGTACAAGTTCCTCCTCAAAGCCATTGTTAGCTCCGGCATTGGTGAGCAAACTTATGCTCCAAGAAACGTCTTCGACGGCCGCGAATCAAACCCTACCCTTATCGACG GTATTGTGGAAATGGAGGAGTTTTTCAACGATAGCATTGAAAAATTGTTGTCGAGGACAGGTGTAAACCCATCGGAGATTGATGTGTTGGTTGTTAATATTTCAATGCTGGCGGTTCTTCCTTCTTTGTCGTCCAGAATCATCAACAAATACAAGCTAAGGCATGACATCAAGGTCTACAACCTCACCGGTATGGGGTGTAGTGCTAGTCTTATTTCTTTGGACATTGTAAAGAACATTTTCAAGTCGCAAAGGAATAAGCTAGCACTCTTGGTAACTTCAGAGAGCTTGAGTCCAAATTGGTATTCAGGTAACGAGAGATCAATGATTCTCGCTAATTGCTTGTTTCGCTGCGGCGGTTGCGCGATTTTGTTGACGAACAAGAGGACATTGAAGCACAAATCAATGTTCATATTGAAGTGTTTGGTGAGAACTCATCATGGAGCTAGAGATGAAGCTTATGGTTGTTGCATTCAAAAGGAAGATGAACAAGGTAGACTTGGTTTTCACCTTGGGAAAACCCTCCCAAAAGCAGCAACAAGAGCTTTCATTGACAATTTGAGGGTGATTTCACCCAAGATTCTTCCAACAAGGGAATTACTAAGATTCTTTGTTGTATACCTAATAAAGAAAATCACAATGTTGGGAAAAAATAACAATTATAACACTCTCAAGGCTAGTTCTGGAGTTATCACAACGACGAAATCGCCGTTAAATTTTAAAACCGGCGTGGATCATTTCTGTATCCACACCGGAGGTAAAGCAGTTATAGACGGAATAGGAATAAGTTTAGATTTGGCTGAGTATGACCTCGAACCGGCGCGAATGACTCTGCACCGGTTCGGGAACACCTCAGCCAGTAGCCTTTGGTATGTTCTAGGGTACATGGAGGCAAAGAAGAGGCTGAGAAAAGGTGAGAGGGTGTTCATGATAAGCTTTGGTGCTGGCTTTAAATGCAATAGCTGTTTGTGGGAAGTGATGAGAGATCTCAAAGGTGATCAAGAGAATGTGTGGGCCGATTGCATTGATAACTACCCACCAAAATCATTGTCTAACCCTTTCATGGAGAAGTATAGTTGGATCAATGATGTTGAGGATGAAAGCACCGCTGAGATCCCTGATTTTCTCAAGTAA